A genomic segment from Streptomyces sp. NBC_00459 encodes:
- a CDS encoding SDR family NAD(P)-dependent oxidoreductase, translated as MSRPERSAEQQPPSAPALVTGATSGLGRSLARALADRGWIVLVHGRDENRCAAVVDELRAAGGTAHPYVADLASLEEAAELGRRVAAEHPSLGLLVNNAGVGAGRDARRREVSRDGYELRFAVNYLAPVVLTRGLRSPLRAAGTAQVLNIGSIGQSPFDPDDVQFTRRYDGMEAYTRSKFALAAFTFTIAEEYAREGIRVNCVHPANYMDTTMVVEAGVRPWSSVAEGTAAVLHALDEGARGASGQYYNESRRAQAHRLAHSADTQRRLTSLTDRLIAPTERAGGTSW; from the coding sequence ATGAGCCGACCCGAGCGCTCAGCAGAACAACAGCCGCCGAGCGCCCCCGCCCTCGTCACCGGAGCCACCTCCGGGCTCGGCCGGAGCCTCGCGCGGGCCCTCGCCGACCGGGGCTGGATCGTCCTGGTGCACGGCAGGGACGAGAACAGGTGCGCCGCCGTCGTCGACGAGCTGCGCGCGGCGGGCGGCACGGCACATCCGTACGTCGCGGACCTCGCCTCCCTGGAGGAGGCCGCCGAGCTGGGCCGGCGGGTGGCCGCCGAGCACCCCTCACTGGGGCTGCTCGTGAACAACGCGGGAGTGGGCGCGGGGCGTGACGCACGCCGCCGCGAAGTGAGCCGGGACGGCTACGAGCTGAGGTTCGCCGTCAACTACCTTGCGCCGGTGGTCCTCACCCGCGGGCTGCGCTCACCCCTGCGCGCGGCGGGTACGGCACAGGTGCTCAACATCGGGTCGATCGGACAGAGCCCCTTCGACCCGGACGACGTCCAGTTCACCCGGCGCTACGACGGCATGGAGGCGTACACCCGCAGCAAGTTCGCGCTGGCCGCCTTCACGTTCACCATCGCGGAGGAGTACGCCCGCGAGGGCATCAGGGTCAACTGCGTGCACCCCGCGAACTACATGGACACCACGATGGTCGTCGAGGCCGGGGTGCGTCCCTGGTCCTCGGTGGCCGAGGGGACGGCCGCCGTGCTGCACGCCCTCGACGAGGGTGCTCGGGGCGCGAGCGGCCAGTACTACAACGAGAGCCGCCGGGCCCAGGCACACCGTCTCGCCCACAGCGCCGACACCCAGCGCCGGCTCACCTCCCTCACCGACCGGCTCATCGCTCCCACGGAGCGGGCGGGCGGCACATCCTGGTGA
- a CDS encoding aldo/keto reductase, producing MTTTTPHTLNRVLLGGRLEVSAIGLGCMGMAEFYGDRDEAESIRTIHEALDRGMDFLDTADMYGAGLSEEIVGRALAGGHRDRVTLATKCGLIRTPDGVRVDGSPRHIAEAVDASLKRLGTDHIDLYYLHRVDPQVPVEESVGAMAQLVAAGKVRHLGLSEAGSRTIRAAHAVHPITAVQTEYSLASRNPERSVLPTVRELGIGFVAYSPFSRGLLSGELSGAELAQDDMRRGLPRFSEDNLGVNQRLVARIGELASRLGCSPAQFALAWLVAQGVVPIPGAQKRTHMNENASAGAVVPTPEVLREVDELAPPGAFAGERFPEHLLAMVQED from the coding sequence ATGACCACCACCACACCGCACACCCTGAACCGCGTCCTGCTCGGCGGCCGGCTGGAGGTGTCCGCGATCGGCCTCGGCTGCATGGGCATGGCCGAGTTCTACGGCGACCGCGACGAGGCCGAGTCGATCCGCACCATCCACGAGGCCCTGGACCGGGGCATGGACTTCCTCGACACCGCGGACATGTACGGCGCCGGCCTGAGCGAGGAGATCGTCGGCCGGGCGCTGGCCGGCGGGCACCGCGACCGGGTCACGCTCGCCACCAAGTGCGGGCTGATCCGGACCCCGGACGGCGTACGGGTCGACGGGAGCCCCCGGCACATCGCCGAGGCCGTCGACGCCAGCCTGAAGCGCCTGGGCACCGACCACATCGACCTGTACTACCTGCACCGGGTCGACCCCCAGGTGCCGGTCGAGGAGTCGGTCGGCGCCATGGCGCAGCTCGTCGCCGCCGGAAAAGTACGGCACCTGGGGCTCTCCGAGGCCGGTTCGAGGACGATCCGCGCGGCGCACGCCGTGCATCCCATCACCGCGGTGCAGACCGAGTACTCCCTCGCCAGCCGCAACCCGGAGCGCTCGGTGCTGCCCACGGTGCGGGAACTCGGCATCGGCTTCGTCGCCTACAGCCCCTTCAGCCGCGGGCTGCTGTCCGGCGAACTCTCCGGGGCCGAGCTGGCCCAGGACGACATGCGGCGCGGTCTGCCCCGGTTCTCCGAGGACAACCTCGGCGTCAACCAGCGGCTGGTCGCCAGGATCGGCGAGCTGGCGTCCCGACTGGGCTGCTCACCGGCGCAGTTCGCGCTCGCGTGGCTGGTCGCGCAGGGTGTCGTACCGATCCCGGGGGCGCAGAAGCGTACGCACATGAACGAGAACGCCTCCGCGGGAGCCGTCGTCCCGACCCCCGAGGTGCTGCGGGAGGTCGACGAGCTCGCGCCGCCCGGTGCCTTCGCGGGCGAGCGCTTCCCCGAGCACCTGCTCGCCATGGTCCAGGAGGACTGA
- a CDS encoding FAD-dependent monooxygenase, giving the protein MTFTVDSEALVVGAGPTGLMMATELLRRGIDTRIVDRAARRNPHAKAVILQPRALEVMARLGLEERVRDAALPVVAANYYTRGRRVARINFRGLKGSRFGTPLSLPQNETEGLLLEALHEAGGRVEYGHRLTALAQDADRVEADLSGTVHRTGRLLGCDGAHSAVRERLGVAFTGPTYPQSFVLVDGEWETSLAPAEAHYFMGPAGVLVVVGLPGGLIRVFGSAPEGATEENVEETVRAIAAERSPVPLELASVSGSGHFRVHRKMADRFREGRVLLAGDAAHVHSPAGGQGLNTSIQDAHEAAWRLADVIRGRLPETALGAWERERMHVARAVVTDTDRQTRLWTWGGWRERARDLAASAAERSGVLDRVLPSRFAQMDLRYPAEGPALGPLGPGTRLPDIPLPSGGRTHDLLRDGRHTLLVLAGRTPFTGRDVPVCAHLDARTARALGARRPGAVLVRPDGVVAAAAALADPTALRRLEQLLPARQGDPGTTASPHRS; this is encoded by the coding sequence GTGACGTTCACCGTGGACAGCGAAGCACTGGTCGTCGGCGCGGGGCCGACCGGCCTGATGATGGCCACCGAGCTGCTCCGCCGCGGGATCGACACCAGAATCGTCGATCGCGCGGCCCGAAGGAACCCCCATGCGAAGGCGGTCATCCTCCAGCCGCGCGCGCTGGAGGTGATGGCCCGCCTAGGCCTGGAGGAACGCGTCCGTGACGCCGCCCTACCGGTCGTCGCCGCCAACTACTACACCCGTGGCCGCCGTGTCGCCCGTATCAACTTCCGTGGCCTGAAGGGCAGTCGCTTCGGAACCCCCCTCTCCCTCCCGCAGAACGAGACCGAGGGACTGCTGCTCGAAGCGCTGCACGAGGCGGGCGGACGGGTCGAGTACGGCCATCGGCTGACGGCCCTCGCCCAGGACGCCGACAGGGTGGAGGCCGACCTGTCGGGGACCGTCCACCGCACGGGCCGGCTGCTCGGCTGCGACGGCGCGCACAGCGCGGTCCGCGAGCGGCTCGGCGTCGCGTTCACCGGGCCGACCTACCCCCAGTCGTTCGTCCTCGTCGACGGGGAGTGGGAGACCTCCCTCGCACCCGCCGAGGCGCACTACTTCATGGGCCCCGCGGGCGTGCTGGTCGTCGTCGGTCTCCCCGGTGGACTCATACGTGTCTTCGGCAGCGCCCCCGAAGGCGCCACCGAGGAGAACGTCGAGGAGACCGTGCGGGCGATCGCCGCCGAGCGCAGCCCGGTTCCCCTGGAGCTGGCCTCCGTCAGCGGCTCGGGCCACTTCCGCGTCCACCGCAAGATGGCCGACCGGTTCCGCGAGGGGCGGGTGCTGCTCGCGGGCGACGCGGCGCATGTGCACAGCCCGGCCGGCGGGCAGGGCCTGAACACCAGCATCCAGGACGCTCACGAAGCGGCCTGGCGTCTCGCGGACGTGATCCGCGGCCGGCTGCCGGAGACCGCGCTCGGGGCGTGGGAGCGGGAACGCATGCATGTCGCGCGTGCCGTGGTCACCGACACCGACCGGCAGACCCGGCTGTGGACGTGGGGCGGCTGGCGCGAGCGGGCCCGGGACCTCGCGGCGTCCGCCGCCGAGCGCAGCGGTGTCCTCGACCGCGTCCTGCCGTCCCGCTTCGCGCAGATGGACCTGCGCTATCCCGCCGAGGGCCCCGCACTCGGGCCGCTCGGCCCCGGAACACGGCTGCCGGACATCCCCCTTCCGTCCGGCGGTCGCACCCACGACCTGCTGCGCGACGGGCGGCACACGCTGCTCGTCCTCGCGGGCCGCACCCCCTTCACCGGGCGGGACGTACCCGTCTGCGCCCACCTGGACGCGCGGACCGCGCGCGCCCTGGGCGCACGTCGCCCGGGAGCCGTGCTCGTACGTCCCGACGGCGTCGTCGCCGCGGCAGCAGCCCTCGCCGACCCCACCGCCCTGCGCCGCCTCGAACAGCTCCTGCCCGCCCGCCAGGGCGACCCCGGGACCACCGCCTCGCCCCACCGTTCGTAG
- a CDS encoding AfsA-related hotdog domain-containing protein — protein MPLPQSALAPDAVTSAPALSHRRTIDRVDVHRWAVSEVFLTDYADLSADTYLAAAQLPPAHYYFGDHTGPAADRPDSMLLLECCRQFATCIAHRGLGVARDSAFHVSEWTLALTGDTPLPPHDRPRELNIEAAVTRSQIRSGTVRAARYVLELSLGGAVLGRCDISARYSPGEEAEIVRRYHRRSAPPLSGSLPAVPPGTPVPPSDVARRDPANVALADARRVAGGVSAVVAVGSGHRTHFDHPQDHYTAMILMEAARQAALLAAGTGVRITGYRSRFARFAELDAPVRVAAVRRTRDEVAVRFRQDGTVVSEIAVGVAEEL, from the coding sequence ATGCCCCTCCCTCAGAGCGCCCTCGCCCCGGACGCGGTCACATCCGCCCCCGCACTCTCCCACCGTCGCACGATCGACCGTGTCGACGTCCACCGCTGGGCGGTCAGCGAGGTCTTCCTCACCGACTACGCCGACCTGTCCGCCGACACCTACCTCGCCGCGGCCCAACTGCCGCCCGCACACTACTACTTCGGCGACCACACCGGCCCGGCCGCCGACCGCCCCGACAGCATGCTCCTCCTGGAGTGCTGCCGGCAGTTCGCCACCTGCATCGCCCACCGCGGCCTCGGCGTCGCCAGGGACAGCGCCTTCCACGTCAGTGAATGGACGCTCGCCCTCACCGGCGACACCCCGCTCCCGCCGCACGACCGGCCCCGCGAGCTGAACATCGAGGCCGCCGTCACCCGCAGCCAGATCCGCTCCGGGACGGTACGCGCCGCGCGGTACGTCCTTGAGCTCTCGCTCGGTGGAGCGGTACTCGGCCGCTGCGACATCTCGGCCCGCTACTCGCCCGGTGAGGAGGCGGAGATCGTCCGCCGCTACCACCGCAGGTCGGCGCCGCCGCTGTCCGGTTCGCTGCCCGCCGTACCGCCCGGCACGCCCGTGCCGCCCTCCGACGTGGCCCGCCGCGATCCCGCCAACGTGGCGCTCGCCGACGCCCGCCGCGTGGCCGGCGGGGTGTCCGCCGTGGTGGCGGTGGGGTCCGGGCACCGTACGCACTTCGACCACCCGCAGGACCACTACACGGCGATGATCCTCATGGAGGCCGCCCGGCAGGCCGCGCTCCTCGCGGCGGGCACCGGCGTGCGGATCACCGGCTACCGGTCGAGGTTCGCCCGGTTCGCCGAACTCGACGCCCCGGTCCGGGTCGCCGCCGTGCGCCGCACCCGCGACGAGGTCGCCGTGCGCTTCCGGCAGGACGGCACCGTCGTCAGCGAGATAGCCGTCGGCGTCGCGGAGGAGCTCTGA